In Eubalaena glacialis isolate mEubGla1 chromosome 3, mEubGla1.1.hap2.+ XY, whole genome shotgun sequence, the following are encoded in one genomic region:
- the C3H1orf210 gene encoding type III endosome membrane protein TEMP produces MSEANRTTVEPSELPTASAVSPGLGSGARAWPVLVGVVLGAVVLSLLIALAAKCHLCRKYRASYQHRPLSGTGKGVRPEVGEDEDDDGFIEDNYIHPGAGGLGMEGSRDHFSL; encoded by the exons ATGAGTGAGGCAAACCGAA CCACTGTGGAGCCCTCAGAGCTCCCCACAGCATCCGCCGTATCCCCTGGACTGGGCAGCGGGGCCCGGGCATGGCCTGTGCTGGTAGGGGTCGTGCTGGGGGCTGTGGTCCTTTCTCTCCTCATCGCACTTGCTGCCAAATGCCACCTCTGCCGCAAATACCGTGCCAGCTACCAGCACCGCCCGCTGTCTGGGACAGGGAAAGGGGTCCGCCCCGAGGTGGGTGAAGATGAGGATGACGATGGCTTCATCGAGGACAATTACATTCACCCTGGGGCTGGTgggctggggatggagggaaGTAGGGACCACTTCTCCCTCTGA